The nucleotide window AAGCTCGTTCAGGAGACGGTTGATCTCGTCATCATAGGAGGCCGATTCCGCAAGGGGCCGCAAACCGGGGGCGGGCTGTTCGGGTCGGGCCTGCTGGGGCCGGTTGTCGACCTTGGGGCTGCTGCGTTCAGGTGCTGCCTGGGCATCGTCGTCAGCCGGTTTGTGTGCGCTTGCGGCGTCTCTTGATGCGTCTTCTAGGCTGGCACCTTCCATCTCCGGCGCCTTCACGTCATCTGGAACGGGTGCGGACAGCTTGTTTTCGTCCATATCCATGTCATCGGTCGGCTCTGCCGGTCTTGCCCGCTTTGCCTGAGAGGACGGACGATCGGACGGGGCAGTGTCCGCTGATGGTGCGTCCTGATGAGCTGGAGCCTGCGGCTCTCTGCGTGCAGATGCTGGCTGTTCAGCGGAGCCCGTAGCTGAAGGTTCCCCGGCAGGTCTGGAGTGTGATGAGGGCTGAGCTGCGGCTTCTGGTGCAGCCTGCGGGCGGGCGCGCCCTGCAGATGTTTCCTCGTTCTGAGTCGAACTCTGGGGCGGGGCCTGCTCGGCTGTCAGCGGAGGCATCGGGGCTGCCGAACGTCCATATCGCGGCGCCTGCCTGGCATCGGCTGCGTGCGGTGCCGGGGCATGGAGCGGGTCACGCCCGTGAGGTTCGCCATACTGCGGCTGGTGCAGTTTCGGCCCCTTGGGCTGAGTTGCCGTATGCTGTGGGGCCGGGCGCGAGTAGCCGGACGCCTTGGAATAGGGTGGCGGTGCGTCATGAGGGCGGGTTGCCAATGCGGACGGCTGGTTGCCGTAGGACGGAACCATCTGGGGGGCTGCCTGCAACTGTTGCGGAGCCTGCCCTGCAGAGTGCGCCGGTGCAGGTGAATTGGGTTGCCCTGACAGAGGGCGAGGGGGTGCCATGCGCGATTGCATCGGCGGCTGCGGCTGGGCTGCCGTAGCGATCGGTGGTGGTGCCGTGGGCGTTGCCTTGCCTTGCACGGCTGCTGCATGAGGGTGGGGCATCTGGGCCGGAATGCCCTGCTCGACGACGAGGTCTGCTTCGCCGCCAATCATCAGCAGATGCTCGACATCGTCTCTGCGCACCAGCAGCAAGCGGCGCTTGTGGTCGACGGCGATAACTTCCTTGATGGACAGTCTTGGATCTTCTCCTTGCCGGGCAATGCGTGCTGATACCAGATTAAGCTTCTTCATGATCCAGGTCAGAAAAAAGATCAATATCAGGATCACACCAAAGCTGGCCAGGACCTTAACAAGCATGCCGCTTTCAATGCTCAACATGGGGTTTCCAATCTTGTCTTATATTGTTTGTCAGTCTTGTCTTGTGCTGTCATTGACATATCAGACCCGCACTCTCCCGCCAGAGGGCCCGTTCATGCGCCAAAGGAAGGAATTTGCCTCGGGCGAATCTGAATGTAACAAAACATTCTAACGATATTGAAATATTTTGGGCCGTTTTCATATGCAAAATGCAATTTTTACCCGTCGTTATTTTTAGCAGTATTTGCAGAATTCAGCCGTATTTAACCAGTCATTCCATTTCGTTAACATCTTGTTAACCATTTGATAGGCAAAATTTGCCCAAGAGGTCATCAAGGGCATGGCCTCATCGTCTTCGCTCAATCGGATTGAAGAGGCAAGTCGTTGGCAATCGGTGATCTGAAATTATTCGAGATGCTTCGCTCGAAGATGCACTGGCATCAGGCGAGGCAACGGGTGTTGGCCGAGAATATCGCCAACGCGGACAGTCCGGATTATCTCGCCAAGGACCTCGCGCCGATCAATTTCAACACGATCCTCAAGCTGGAAAAGGCCGGGGGCCTTCAGACCCGCCAGACCAACAAGCTGCACCTGCAGGGAAAGGCCATCTTTCCCGATGGAGATCTGGTTGGCAAGAAGGAGGACGGGTTCGAAATGACCCCTTCGGGCAACAACGTGAACCTTGAAGAGCAGATGATGAAGGTAACGGCCAACCAGATGGACTATCAGGCCGTCGCCAGTCTCTACTCCAAGGGATTGGGCATGATACGCACCGCCGTTCGCAAGGGGTGATGGCTGCCGAAGGCAGTTGGTCCCTTATTGAACATGGCACAAGGGAATGAAAGGAAACGGAATGGACTTTCTGAAATCTATCATGATTGCAGCTTCCGGTCTGCATGCGCAAAGCGGTCGTATGCGTGTGATTTCGGAAAACATTGCCAACGCGGATTCAACGGCCCGCACGCCAGGTGGCGATCCCTATCGCCGGCAGGTTCCCACGTTCCGGTCGCATTTTGACAAGAAGGTCGAGGCCAATCTGGTTGAAATCGGGCGCGTTCTTCCCGACAAGTCCGATTTCCGGATGCAGTATGAGCCGGGAAACCCGGCGGCTGACGCCAATGGCTATGTGAAGATGCCGAACATCAATTCCCTGATGGAGGTCACCGATCTGCAGCAGGCGCAGCGCAGCTATCAGGCCAACCTCAATGTCATCACGGCAACCCGCGAGATGGTCACCAAGACACTCGACATTCTCAAGGCCTGAACGAATTCAAACCGGTTTTTCCCCCAATGGCCGCGACTGGCCTGATGAGTTAGACAATGATCAACACTTCCCTGAGCGCCGCGAACGCATATAATCTAGCCCAGAAGCTCACGAATCAGACACAATCGGACCAGTTGCTGCAAAAGGCCGCCGATGCCAAACCCGATTTCGGGGCTATGGTGAAAGACGGGGTGCAGGGGGTTCTCGACAAGGGCAATGTTGCCGAGAAGACCGCTACCTCGATGATCAATGGCAAGGCGGATGTTGTCGACGTGGTGACGGCGGTTGCTGAAACGGAAGTGGCTTTGGAGACGATGGTTTCCATTCGGGATCGTGTGATTTCCTCCTATGAGTCAATCATGCAGATGCCGATCTGAGCATGAATGACAATCCGTGCTTCGGGCCTGTCGGTTTCATCAATTCCACGTGTGAAGGAGAAGCAAAATGACGGGTCCGGAAGTGCTTGATATCGCGCGGGAAGGGGTGTGGGTTCTGATCAAGATCGCCGCCCCCATCATGCTCGTGGGGCTTGTGATCGGTGTCGTCATCGCCCTGTTCCAGGCCCTGACCCAGATTCAGGAAATGACCCTGGTGTTCGTGCCGAAGATCATAGCCATCTTCGTGACCATTCTCCTCACCATGCCGTTTCTCGGAGCAACCCTGAGCAGCTACATGCACATGTTGATGGAGCGCGCCATTTCCGGATAGCGATGCCCCTCATGGGGCTCGTGCCGGTGCGACCTGCTCATGCTGCTGATCGATTTTCTCCCACAGACCGCCTATATCTTCGTCCTGATCTTTGCTCGGATCGGCACGATGTTCATGTTGCTGCCTGCCTTTTCCGAACAGGCTATTTCGACCCGGTTGCGGCTTGTGATCGCGCTGATGACGAGCCTTCTCATGTATCCAATGGTTGCTGCCAACTATGGGGTGGTGCCGGGAACGCTGGCCGGGATTCTGGTTGCCATGGGCCGGGAGATGATCATTGCCGCGCTGATCGGGCTGTCGATGAAACTGGTGATGGCGGCATTGCAGATTGCCGCAACGATCATCGCCTTTCAGATGGGCCTGAGCTTTGCCATGGGGGCCGATCCGTCATCGGGCCAGCAGACCGTGCAGATCGGCACCTTTCTGAGTGTGCTGGCCGTTGCGATGATCTTCATCACCAATCTGCATTATCTGATGATTGCGGCAATGTATGACAGCTATCAGCTGTTTCCCGTCAATCAGCCGATCGCCATCGGGGATATCGCACAATATGCGACCGACATTCTGGGCGAATCCTTTGTCATCGGGATCAAGCTGTCCGCGCCCTTCATCGTCTACGGATTGATCTTCCAGTTCGCGCTTGGGCTGCTGTCGCGCCTGATGCCGCAGTTGCAGGTCTATTTTCTGGCGATGCCTGCAAATATTTTCGTCGGGCTGTTGCTGTTTATGATACTGCTGATCACCATGATGACTTGGTATATGGGGCATGTCGAAGACGTGCTCGGGAAGTTTATCATCCGGTGATGTTGGTGCCTCTCGTGCTGAGGAGAGGCATGGCTCGCCGCTGGAATTGACACGTGCGGACAGGTTCAGGAGACTGCCATGGCCGATGGTGACGACGACACAGAAAAGTCGGAAGAGCCCACTCAAAAGCGTCTTGATGACGCGATCAAGAAGGGCGATGTGGCTAAAAGTCAGGAAGTGTCCGCCTGGTTCTCGATGATGGGGACCGGGCTGGTCGTTGCTTTGCTGGCGGGCTTTGTCGCACGGGGCGTTTCAGACAATTTGCGCGGCTTTATCGAGCACTCCTGGCAGTTGTCGCTCAATGGGTCGCTGCTTGCCCAGATCTGGGGCAAGGTCGGCTATGCGATGCTTGGGGTCATCATCCTGCCGATGCTGGCGCTCGTTGTCTTGGCCGTTATCGGCAATCTCATTCAGCACCGGTTTGTCTTTACCACTGAGCCCATCACCCCAAAACTCTCCAAGGTCAGCCCGCTCAGTGGCTTCAAGCGTCTGTTCTCCAAAGAGAGCCTCGTCAACTTTGTTAAGGGTCTTATCAAACTCGGAGCGGTCGGGTCGCTGTTCTGGATTCTGCTCTATCCCGAAAGGGATCAACTGGATCTGGTCATCGGACTGGAGCCGGTCGCGCTTCTCTCGCTCGTGCAGAGCCTTGCCATCAAGCTCGTTTTCGGGGTCATTCTGCTGATGGCCGTGGTTGCCGGTATCGACTTTCTCTACCAGCGCAATCGCTGGTACGAAAAGCAGAAGATGTCGATGCAGGAAGTCAAGGAAGAATACAAGCAGCAGGAAGGTGACCCGATGGTCAAGGCCAAGCTGCGGCAGCTGCGCATGGAACGCAGCCGCAAGCGCATGATGGCTGCCGTTCCCGAGGCATCGGTGGTGCTGACCAACCCGACCCACTATTCGGTGGCGCTCAAATATGATGCCGGCAGCATGGCCGCGCCGGTCTGTTTGGCCAAGGGGGTTGATGATACGGCCATGCGCATCCGCGAAGTGGCGCGCGAACACGGCATTCCGATCATCCAGAACCCGCCATTGACGCGTGCGCTCTATGCCACGGTTGAAATCGATGATGTCATTCCGGAAGAACACTATAAAGCTGTTGCTGAAGTCATCAGTTACATTATGAAACTGAAAAATCGGTCGAGTTGGTCTAGCAGCAACTGAAGTTTTCAGGCAACTTGAGAAGCGACGATTCGAGAAGGCAAGGCCGCTAATAAAGGCAGGGACACACCAGATGGGCAAGCTGACAGGTCAGGAAAAGACAGAACCGGCCATGATCGATCAGAGTGAACGATCTGGAAGCATCAAGTGGCTGTTGTTGCTTGCTTTTTTCCTTGTTGGCGTAGCGGTTGCGCTGGTCCTGTTCAAGGGCAGGATCGGTGGCGAGATCCAGCTGGTGTTTCTGAGTATTCTGGCTGGGCTTGGAATCCTCTCGCTGTTGGGCTTTGCCGCCGGGCTCATCCAGATGGGCAATCAGGCACCCGAGCAGCATTTGACGCGACAATTTGTGGATAGCATGAACGAGGGTATCCTCGTCTGTGATGCCAAGGACCGCATTGTCTATGCCAATGCCGAATACGGACGGCTGACTGGTGCTGACGGGTCGGCCTCCATCCGTTCCATCGAACGCAGTTTTGCCGGTGAGCCCGATGCTGCCGAAGCGATCTACCGTTTGTCGGAAGCGGTCCGGTCCGGTCGACCGGCGATGGAAGAGTTCCGGTTGTTCCGGGCGCCGAGTGGCGCTGCCGATGGCGAGCCGGAGCCGCAGGCCCGCTGGTTTCGCATCCGTGTGCGCAGCATGGTCGATGTCGGGGTCAGCGGCAAGGTCGAGGCCCTCTATGTCTGGCAGGTCAGCGACATCACGCGCGATCGCGAGCGGCAGGAGAACATCTTTCAGGAGCTGCAGCTGGCGATCAACTATCTCGATCATGCACCCGCGGGCTTCTTCTCGGCCGAGCCGGATGGCCGCGTGATCTACATGAACGCCACGCTGGCCGACTGGCTGGGCTATGATCTGGCCCAGTTCGAGCCACGTCAGCTCAATCTGTCCGAGCTGGTGCCCGGTGATGGCACCGCCCTGCTGGACGCTGCCATCAGGGCGCCGGGCATGCCCAAGACCGAGATGATCGATCTGGATCTGGTCAAACGCAACGGGCAGGGGCTGCCGGTGCGGCTGATGCACCGGGTGCCGATGGCATCCGACGGCACGCCGGGAGCGTCGCGCACGCTGGTGCTCAACCGCAGTCCGGGTGAAGACATTTCCGAAGAGCTGCGTGTTGCCGAGGTGCGCTTTGCCCGCTTCTTCAACAATACCCCGATAGCGATTGCCGCCCTGACCGGCGAAGGCCAGGTATTGCGGAGCAACGCCCCGTTTGCACGGATGTTCAAGGCAGATGCGACCGTTGATACAGACAAGGGCGAGTCCGAAGATGGTGAACGCAAGGTGCCGTCGATCCTCAATCTGATTGTCGAGAAGGATCGAACCGCGTTGAGCGAGGCCATCGAGAAGGCGCTGCAGGGGCAGAGCAACATCGTTCCCGTCGAGAGCCAGCTTGCCGAAGACAAGAACCGCACCGTTCGCTTCTTCCTCTCCGGGGTTGAGGACAGCGAAGGGGATGACGAGCAGATCATTGTCTATGCGCTCGAGACCACCGAGCAGCGGGCGCTCGAAGAGCAGTTTTCTCAGAGCCAGAAGATGCAGGCCGTCGGCCAGCTCGCCGGTGGCGTTGCGCATGACTTCAACAACGTCCTGACCGCCATCATCGGTTTTTCCGATCTGTTGCTGACCAGCCATCGCCCGAGCGATCCGGCCTTCCAGGACATCATGAACATCAAGCAGAACGCCAACCGCGCCGCCTCTCTGGTGCGTCAGCTGCTGGCCTTCTCCCGGCGGCAGACACTGCGGCCGCAGGTGCTGGCATTTGGCGATGTTCTGGCCGATCTGTCCATCCTGCTCGATCGCTTGCTTGGCGAGAAGGTGGAGCTGGACCTTGTCCATGGCCGGGATCTGTGGCCGGTGAAGGCTGACCTCAACCAGCTTGAGCAGGTGATCGTCAACTTGGCGGTGAACGCGCGCGATGCCATGCCAGAGGGCGGTCATCTGACCATCCAGACCCGCAACCTCTCTGCCGAAGAGGCAGCCGAGATGCCTTACAAGCAGCTGGAGATTGCCGAGTATGTGCTGCTTGAAGTGGTTGACAATGGCACCGGCATTCCGGCCGATATCCGCGACAAGATTTTCGAGCCCTTCTTCTCCACCAAGGATGTGGGCAAGGGGACGGGACTTGGGCTGTCGACGGTTTACGGCATCATCAAGCAGACCGGTGGCTTCATCTTCCTTGAGAGCGAGATGGGAGAGGGAACGACCTTCCGCATCTTCCTGCCGCGCTATGTGGAAGACGCCAAGGCCGCCGGTGCTGCGGGTGAGGCCGGGGGCTCAGAGGCTGATCAGCAGGCGCTTGCCGTGGATGCTGGCGAGGTTGTCAGCGAGACGCCGCCTGCGGTCACCGATCTGACCGGCAGCGCCACCATTCTGCTTGTCGAGGATGAGGAAGCCGTGCGTGCCTTTGCCGCCCGTGCGCTGGCCTCCCGCGGCTATCAGGTTTATGAGGCCGGTTCCGGGGCTGAGGCGCTGGAGATCATCCATGAGATAGAAGAGCCGATCGATCTGGTCGTTTCCGACGTGGTGATGCCGGAAATGGATGGCCCGACCATGCTGGGCGAGTTGCGGAAGATTCGGCCTGGGCTGAAGGTGATCTTCATGTCCGGCTATGCGGAAGAGGCCTTCCGCAAGAACCTGCCGGACAATGAAGAATTCGGCTTTCTGCCCAAGCCTTTCTCGCTCAAGCAATTGGCTACCAAGATCAAGGAAATGTTGGACGGCTGAGCCGTAGGGCTGCTGCTGTTGCTCCATCATTCCGGTCATGAAAAAGCCCGCCTGTCGTATGAGACTGGCGGGCTTTTTGTTGCCGTGCTGGTGCGATCGCGGCCTAGAGGGCCTTGGCGATGCTGGCGGCCAGACGGGCGTTGTTCTTGACCAGAGCGATGTTGGTCACCAGGCTGTCGCCGTCGGTCAGGTCCTTGATGCGGGAAAGCACGAAAGGCGTGACGGCCTTGCCGTGAACGTTGAGGCGGTTGGCTTCGGCAATGGCTTCCAAGATGAAGGTCTCCATCTCGTTGCGCGGGATCTCGGCTTCTTCGGGCACCGGATTGGCAACGATCATGCCGCCGTCGAGGCCGAGTGCCTTGCGCATCTGATAGAGCGCGGCGATGTCCTTTGGCGCATCCAGACGCAAGGGGCACTCAAAGCCGCTCTCGCGCGACCAGAAGGCCGGGAAGACGTCGGTGCCATAACCGACCACCGGCACGCCGAGGGTTTCGAGCACTTCGAGGGTCTTGGCAATGTCGAGCAGCGCCTTGACACCGGCAGAGACGACCATGACCGGGGTCTTGGCCAGTTCCTGCAGGTCGGCGGAGATGTCGAAGGTTTCTTCGGCCCCGCGATGAACGCCGCCGATGCCGCCGGTGGCAAAGGTCGCGATCCCGGCGATGGAGGCGCAGATCATGGTTGCTGCAACCGTGGTGGAGCCACTCTTGCCAGCCACCAGCGCATAGGCAAGATCGGCGCGGGAGAGCTTCAGGATATCGTCACGCTGGGCCAGTGCTTCGATCTGCTGCCGGGTGAGGCCGACATTGATGACGCCGTCCAGAATGGCGATGGTTGCCGGGCAGGCACCTTCCTCTCGGATGATGGCTTCCACTTCGAGGGCTGTGGAGACGTTTTCCGGATAGGGCATGCCGTGGGTGATGATGGTGGATTCGAGGGCCACGATGGGCTTGCCTGCTGCGCGGGCAGCGGCGACTTCTTCACTGTAGATGATTGGCAAGGTGGAGGAAACAATGCTCATGGCGTCGTTGGCTTTCTGTTCAGCTTTGCGGAATGTCTGCGATGCAGGCTTCCAGAACGGGTCTGTTCAAAATGTCGGGAACGGCCTGATCGCTCATCAGGCTCAGACTTGCGCCCGCCATGCCATATCTGAGCGCCTTGTCAAAGGCTACTGTCTGCAGCAGGGCGTGCAGGACGCAGGCTGTCAGGGTGTCGCCCGCTCCGTTGGTGGATTTGACTTTCACAGGCGGCGCAGGCAGGGACCATTGCTGGCCGTCTTTCCAGGCGCTGAGGCCTGCGTTGCCCTTGGTAATGATCCCCGAGGCCACACCGGCCTCCATGAGGATCTCCGGCAGGGCCGCGAGGTCGGCATATTCATCGGCCAGAATGGCGGCCTCTGCCTCGTTGCAGAAGAGCAGGTCGATGTGCTTGAGGATATCCCGCGCCCGGTTGGCCTTGGGGCCGGAGACGGCGCTGATGGCGAGCGGGTGGGTGCCCTTGTGCTGGGCCAATGCCTCAAGGGCTGCTGCCGACAGGTTGGTATCGGCGATGAGGCGTGTTGCGGACGGCAGGGCATCAAGGCATCCGATGATGTCTTCAACCGGATAGGATTCGTAGATTGCCATGTCGGCGATGGCGGCGACCAGAGAACCGTCGCTGTCTTCGATCGCCGTGTAGGTGGCGCTGCGATGGGATGGGCTTGCGAGCAGCAGGGAAATGTCGATTCCTGCGGCCTGCAATTGCTGTTTGAGCAGGGCTGCGTCATCGTCCTGCCCCGAGATGGTCGACAGGGCCACCTTCCACTGGAGCTTGGCCAGACAGCGGGCGATGTTGCCAGCGACACCGCCGACATTGCGGCTGAGGGCTCCGGGATTGGATTGTCCCGGTTCCAGACGCGCAGTAGACCGGCCGATGCGATCGATATGGGCACCGCCAATGACGAAAATATCAGGTGTGAAGGGATCGGACGTCATGCTCTCATCAAGCTCTTTTCAGTGCAGGCAGGAATATCAGACTTGCGGACTTTCTGCGAGGAAAGAATGGGATCGGGCCTCGCAAAAAGAAAACCGCCGCTTGATGGAGCGGCGGTCGGTTCCAGTGTTGGGGTATAGTGCTTTTCGGCTCTGATTGTAAAGAGGCTCGTCGGAGCGTGCTCTTAATCCATGGCCTTGAAGCTGAATTCCCCACCTTCCTTGATACCGGAGAACCAGCGGGCGGTGACCGTCTTGGTCTTGGAATAGAAGCGGAAGGCATCCGGGCCATACTGGTTGAGATCGCCAAAGGCGGACTTCTTCCAACCGCCGAAGGTGAAGTAGCTGAGCGGCACCGGGATCGGGAAGTTGATGCCGACCATGCCGACATTCACCCGGTGGGCGAAGTCGCGGGCGGTGTCACCATCGGCGGTGTAGATGGCCGTGCCGTTGCCATAGGCATTGTCCATCACCAGCTTGAGGGCCTCTTCATAGCTTTCTGTGCGCACCTGACAGAGTACGGGACCAAAGATCTCTTGCTGGTAGATATCCATCTCTCTGGTGACGTTGTCGAACAGGGACGGGCCAACGAAGAAGCCATTCTCGAAGCCATCAAGGGTGAAGTCGCGACCGTCGACAACAAGGCTGGCGCCCTGTTCAACACCGCTGTTGATGAGGCCGAGAATACGGGCCTTGGCCTGAGCGGTGATGACTGGGCCGTAGTCGATGTCCTCGCCCTGGGTGTAGGCACCGACCTTCA belongs to uncultured Cohaesibacter sp. and includes:
- a CDS encoding flagellar biosynthetic protein FliO, which codes for MLVKVLASFGVILILIFFLTWIMKKLNLVSARIARQGEDPRLSIKEVIAVDHKRRLLLVRRDDVEHLLMIGGEADLVVEQGIPAQMPHPHAAAVQGKATPTAPPPIATAAQPQPPMQSRMAPPRPLSGQPNSPAPAHSAGQAPQQLQAAPQMVPSYGNQPSALATRPHDAPPPYSKASGYSRPAPQHTATQPKGPKLHQPQYGEPHGRDPLHAPAPHAADARQAPRYGRSAAPMPPLTAEQAPPQSSTQNEETSAGRARPQAAPEAAAQPSSHSRPAGEPSATGSAEQPASARREPQAPAHQDAPSADTAPSDRPSSQAKRARPAEPTDDMDMDENKLSAPVPDDVKAPEMEGASLEDASRDAASAHKPADDDAQAAPERSSPKVDNRPQQARPEQPAPGLRPLAESASYDDEINRLLNELSSEIKK
- the flgB gene encoding flagellar basal body rod protein FlgB, producing the protein MLRSKMHWHQARQRVLAENIANADSPDYLAKDLAPINFNTILKLEKAGGLQTRQTNKLHLQGKAIFPDGDLVGKKEDGFEMTPSGNNVNLEEQMMKVTANQMDYQAVASLYSKGLGMIRTAVRKG
- the flgC gene encoding flagellar basal body rod protein FlgC, with protein sequence MDFLKSIMIAASGLHAQSGRMRVISENIANADSTARTPGGDPYRRQVPTFRSHFDKKVEANLVEIGRVLPDKSDFRMQYEPGNPAADANGYVKMPNINSLMEVTDLQQAQRSYQANLNVITATREMVTKTLDILKA
- a CDS encoding flagellar hook-basal body complex protein FliE; translated protein: MINTSLSAANAYNLAQKLTNQTQSDQLLQKAADAKPDFGAMVKDGVQGVLDKGNVAEKTATSMINGKADVVDVVTAVAETEVALETMVSIRDRVISSYESIMQMPI
- the fliQ gene encoding flagellar biosynthesis protein FliQ; the encoded protein is MTGPEVLDIAREGVWVLIKIAAPIMLVGLVIGVVIALFQALTQIQEMTLVFVPKIIAIFVTILLTMPFLGATLSSYMHMLMERAISG
- the fliR gene encoding flagellar biosynthetic protein FliR, which encodes MLLIDFLPQTAYIFVLIFARIGTMFMLLPAFSEQAISTRLRLVIALMTSLLMYPMVAANYGVVPGTLAGILVAMGREMIIAALIGLSMKLVMAALQIAATIIAFQMGLSFAMGADPSSGQQTVQIGTFLSVLAVAMIFITNLHYLMIAAMYDSYQLFPVNQPIAIGDIAQYATDILGESFVIGIKLSAPFIVYGLIFQFALGLLSRLMPQLQVYFLAMPANIFVGLLLFMILLITMMTWYMGHVEDVLGKFIIR
- the flhB gene encoding flagellar biosynthesis protein FlhB — encoded protein: MADGDDDTEKSEEPTQKRLDDAIKKGDVAKSQEVSAWFSMMGTGLVVALLAGFVARGVSDNLRGFIEHSWQLSLNGSLLAQIWGKVGYAMLGVIILPMLALVVLAVIGNLIQHRFVFTTEPITPKLSKVSPLSGFKRLFSKESLVNFVKGLIKLGAVGSLFWILLYPERDQLDLVIGLEPVALLSLVQSLAIKLVFGVILLMAVVAGIDFLYQRNRWYEKQKMSMQEVKEEYKQQEGDPMVKAKLRQLRMERSRKRMMAAVPEASVVLTNPTHYSVALKYDAGSMAAPVCLAKGVDDTAMRIREVAREHGIPIIQNPPLTRALYATVEIDDVIPEEHYKAVAEVISYIMKLKNRSSWSSSN
- a CDS encoding response regulator, encoding MGKLTGQEKTEPAMIDQSERSGSIKWLLLLAFFLVGVAVALVLFKGRIGGEIQLVFLSILAGLGILSLLGFAAGLIQMGNQAPEQHLTRQFVDSMNEGILVCDAKDRIVYANAEYGRLTGADGSASIRSIERSFAGEPDAAEAIYRLSEAVRSGRPAMEEFRLFRAPSGAADGEPEPQARWFRIRVRSMVDVGVSGKVEALYVWQVSDITRDRERQENIFQELQLAINYLDHAPAGFFSAEPDGRVIYMNATLADWLGYDLAQFEPRQLNLSELVPGDGTALLDAAIRAPGMPKTEMIDLDLVKRNGQGLPVRLMHRVPMASDGTPGASRTLVLNRSPGEDISEELRVAEVRFARFFNNTPIAIAALTGEGQVLRSNAPFARMFKADATVDTDKGESEDGERKVPSILNLIVEKDRTALSEAIEKALQGQSNIVPVESQLAEDKNRTVRFFLSGVEDSEGDDEQIIVYALETTEQRALEEQFSQSQKMQAVGQLAGGVAHDFNNVLTAIIGFSDLLLTSHRPSDPAFQDIMNIKQNANRAASLVRQLLAFSRRQTLRPQVLAFGDVLADLSILLDRLLGEKVELDLVHGRDLWPVKADLNQLEQVIVNLAVNARDAMPEGGHLTIQTRNLSAEEAAEMPYKQLEIAEYVLLEVVDNGTGIPADIRDKIFEPFFSTKDVGKGTGLGLSTVYGIIKQTGGFIFLESEMGEGTTFRIFLPRYVEDAKAAGAAGEAGGSEADQQALAVDAGEVVSETPPAVTDLTGSATILLVEDEEAVRAFAARALASRGYQVYEAGSGAEALEIIHEIEEPIDLVVSDVVMPEMDGPTMLGELRKIRPGLKVIFMSGYAEEAFRKNLPDNEEFGFLPKPFSLKQLATKIKEMLDG
- a CDS encoding pseudouridine-5'-phosphate glycosidase — translated: MSIVSSTLPIIYSEEVAAARAAGKPIVALESTIITHGMPYPENVSTALEVEAIIREEGACPATIAILDGVINVGLTRQQIEALAQRDDILKLSRADLAYALVAGKSGSTTVAATMICASIAGIATFATGGIGGVHRGAEETFDISADLQELAKTPVMVVSAGVKALLDIAKTLEVLETLGVPVVGYGTDVFPAFWSRESGFECPLRLDAPKDIAALYQMRKALGLDGGMIVANPVPEEAEIPRNEMETFILEAIAEANRLNVHGKAVTPFVLSRIKDLTDGDSLVTNIALVKNNARLAASIAKAL
- a CDS encoding PfkB family carbohydrate kinase, which codes for MTSDPFTPDIFVIGGAHIDRIGRSTARLEPGQSNPGALSRNVGGVAGNIARCLAKLQWKVALSTISGQDDDAALLKQQLQAAGIDISLLLASPSHRSATYTAIEDSDGSLVAAIADMAIYESYPVEDIIGCLDALPSATRLIADTNLSAAALEALAQHKGTHPLAISAVSGPKANRARDILKHIDLLFCNEAEAAILADEYADLAALPEILMEAGVASGIITKGNAGLSAWKDGQQWSLPAPPVKVKSTNGAGDTLTACVLHALLQTVAFDKALRYGMAGASLSLMSDQAVPDILNRPVLEACIADIPQS